Genomic DNA from Desulfonema ishimotonii:
TTGGTTTACACAAAAAGAGAAACGTGTCAATACCGGAAACCGGTACCCGGTATCTCTCCGGTTTTCAACTCAGTTAGGGACTTGGAAGAAATAAATTTTCCATAAGAAGCTGTTTTTTAAATGCCAGCGAATCAGAAGCGGAGTGCGAAAATTAAGGCCGGAGGCCGGTTTTTCGCAGCTTTTGCAAAAGATCGCCCCTCCGGGGCTTAACTTTTGCACTCCGAAAAAAAGCTGTCTGCCGGTAAGTTATTTCATGCCGAGTCCCTTAAGTGTATGAACGACGCTCCGGCACAGGATCGGAGTCCTGATCATTTGCAATCTCACACTGTCAGGCGTTCCTCACCCGTCAGGTGCGCCAGGTTTATCCATGTATTTTTATAAACGTTTACGGATTGGGCAATCAGGCCATTCAGATGATTTGTCAATCACACGGAGGGGCTGCCGATGAACGCACTACCCGACGCTGAAAAACCGGAACAGAAAATTCGCCAGCTCGAACAGGAAGTCAATGCGCTCCGGCGTTCAAACGCGGCCCTCCGGCAGAGTGAAAAACGATACCGTTTTGCAATGGAGGCCGCAAACGAAGGACTGTGGGACTGGAATCTCAAAACAAATGAGGTCTATTTTACCCCCCGGTATTACACCATGCTCGGCTACCGGCCCTACGAGATGCCCCCGGCTTTTACGACCTGGAAAAATCTGCTGCATCCGGGCGACCGGGAAACCACCCTCGGCGTCCTGAATGACTATCTTGCGCAAAAACGGAAGACGTTTGAAGTTGAGTTCCGCATAAAAACCAAATCCGGGGAATGGCGCTGGATTCTGGGAAAGGGGAAAATCGTTGAATGGGATGACGCCGGAAAACCGGTCAGGCTGATCGGAGTCCATGCCGATATCCACCGGCATAAGCAGCAGGAGGCCCGGATAAACCAACTCAACACGGTGTTGCATACCATGCGGGAGGTCAGTCACCTCATTCTCCGTGAAAAAGACCGAAAACAGATGATCCAGGGGATATGTGACACCCTGATACACACCTGCGGCTATCAGAGCGTCTGGATCGCCCTGCTGAACTCCGATACAAAACTGACCAAAGCTGCGGAATGCGGTCTGGGGGAAAATTTTCTGAAAATTTTCAATCAGCTAAAGCGGGGCAGACTGATGGACTGTGCCAGGGAAGCCAGAAAAAATGGCAGAGCCGTGCTGTCCGACCACTCGTCGGAAAAGTGCCGGGAATGCCCTGTGGGGAAAAACTATTCGGAAAGCACATCCGCAATCATCCCACTTCGTTACGGTGAAACGGATTACGGTCTTATCTGCCTCTCTTTTCCGGGCGGTTTCAAATTGGACGAAAGGGAGCGGGAACTGATGGAGAATATGGCCGGTGACATTGCATTCTGCCTTTACAGCTTTGACCGGGAGGAAGAACGGCAGAGAACAGAGGCGGCGCTTCGCCGGTATGAGGCTATCATCTCCAATGTCCGGGATTCCATCGCCCTGGTTGACAGAAATTACATTTACCGGATTATCAATCCCACCCTGATCGATTTTCTGAAGCGGTTTGAAAAATTATCAGACATGTCTCTTGATACCGTTGCGGGGCGCTCGATGCCGGACGTACTGGAGCGGGAACTCTTTGAAGTGCATCTGAAACCGCAGATTGACCGGTGTTTTGCCGGGGAAAGTGTTCCCCATCAGCTATGGTCTTACGGTTCCGGCAATGACGGGGTTTTCATGGACAGGGGATACTATCCGGTCGTTGAAAACGACGGCACGATATCGGGCGTGATCATCAGTTCCCGGGACATTACAGAACTGAAACGGACCGAAGCGTCTCTGGTCAGGCGGACCTGTGAGCTGAGAGAGCGAATCAAGGAGCTGAACTGTCTGGTCGGCATTTCTGTTCTTCTGGAAAAATCGGACATATCAACCGATAAATTTTTCGATACGGTTGTCCGGTTTATCCGCTCCGCATTTCAATACCCTGAAATCACATGCGTCTGTATCCGGCTGGCAGATGGCCGGAAGTTTCTGACGGATTATTTCAAAGAGACGCCCTGGGGGCTGGCCACCGATATCATTGTGAGGCAGGAATATATCGGCTGTATTGAGGTCTTTTATTCTGAAAGGAAGTGGCCCGCAGGCGAGGTGCCGTTTCTTCCGGAAGAACAGGTGCTGCTTTTTTCCATTTCGGAAAGGCTGGGGAAAGTCCTGGACCGGAAGCACGCCGAAAAGGCCCTGCAGGAAAGTGAAGCCCGTTACCGGGCCATGTTTGAGAACATGAGCAGCGGCGTTGCCGTTTACAAAGCTGTGGACAGCGGCAGAAATTTTGTATTTGTCGATTTCAACAAAGCCAGCGAACGCATGGACCAGATTCGGCGTGAGAATGTCATTGGCAAGCGGCTTACGGATGTTTTCAGGGGGGTGAAGGAATTTGGCCTGCTCAGAATACTGGAGCGGGTCTGGGTTACCGGCAGGCCGGAAGAACAGCCGCTCCGCTATTATGCGGATGACCGGATCAGCGGATGGCGCCGGGGGTTTGTCTATAAGCTGGCCAGCGGTGAGATTGTGACGCTTTACACCGATGAAACCCGGCAAAAAGAGGCGGAGCTGGCCCTGCAGGAAAGTGAAAAGCGTTTCCGGGATCTGGTGGAGAGTTCGCCGGTCGGCATCGCCATTCTTCAGAGCCGGAAGCTGGTCTATCAGAATCCGGCCCAGAGGCGGCTGAAGGTTATTGACCAGCGGGCCATATTCCCTGACTTCGATCACATCTATCCAGACGATGTCGAAAAGGTGAAGCGGCTTTACGGACGCTTTGTTTCATATGAACTGCAGAATCTTGAGACCGATTTCCGCTTCTATCCCCTGGACAGGGAAATCGCCACCTCCGCGCCGATGTGGATCAATTGCCGGATCAGCCGGATCACATTCCGGGGGGAGGAGGCCCTCCTGCTGAACATGATTGATGTGACCCGTGCCAGGGAAATGGAAAAGCTGATCCGGGTTCAGGACAAGATGACCTCCCTGGGGCGTGTGACAGCGGGCATTGCCCATGAGATCCGGAATCCGCTGTCGGGGATCAATATCTATCTGGACGCGCTGGAGCAGCTTCTGGGTGAGTACGATTTTCCCGAAGGAACCCGCCGGATTCTCGATAAAATTCAATCCGCCTCCGCCAAAATCGAATCCATTATCAAGCGGGTGATGGATTTTTCACGGCCCGGTGAACCCCGGTTTGCCCGGATCAACCTCCGGCAGCCCGTTGAAGATGCCATTCACCTGACGGCCGTGACATTGGAGAAAAGCGGTATTGATCTCCGGCAAAATATCACCCCTGATCTTCCCATGTGCAACGCGGACCGGCAGATGATCGAACAGGTCATGCTGAACCTGATCAATAACGCAATGGAGGCGGTAAAAGAGGCCTGCGACGATAAGATTATACAAATTTCAGCATTTAAGGAGAACGGAAATGTATGTGTTTCCGTCTCGGATTCGGGTCCGGGGGTACCTGCGGGGACCGTGAACAATATCTTTGATCCGTTTTACAGCACAAAGCAGCGGGGGACCGGCATCGGCCTCAGCCTGTGCCACCGGATTATCACCGACCACGGCGGCACACTGCGCGTGACGCCCAGCCAATGGGGCGGCGCTGAATTCACACTGAAAATTCCTGTGAAGAGGAAGCTCAAATGATTACATATACCATTTGGATCGTAGACGATGAAGAATCCATCAGAGACGGAATATCCATGGCGCTTAAGGGGACGTACCATATCGGGGGATTCGGTGATGCCGAATCCGCTCTGGAATGTATCCGGGACGAACCGCCCGACCTGATTCTGCTGGACATCGGCCTGCCCGGTATGGACGGCATTGAAGCCCTCCGGCACATCAGAAAAATACATGGGGAACTCCCGGTGATCGTCATTACCGCCTATGAGGATGTCCAGACGGTTATCTCCGCCATGAAGCTGGGGGCGTACGACTACATCGTCAAGCCGATCATCATGGCCGGCCTGCGGGCCACCCTTAACAATGCCCTTCAGAGTGTGCGTCTGAAAAAGGAGGTCCGCGCCCTTCAGGAACAGTATATCCGGGAGAACATGCCCTGCTTTGTGGGTGAAAGCTGCTCCATCCGGGACGTCATGGCGTTTATCAGCCGGGTGGCCCGGAGTCCGGATACGCCGATTCTGATTCTGGGAGAGACCGGAACGGGAAAAGAGCTGATTGCCCATTCCGTCCACTACAGAAGCCCCAATTTCAAGGGCCCGTTTGTGACCGTCAACTGCGCGGCCATTCCTGAAAATCTGATTGAAAGCGAGCTGTTCGGCTATGAAAAAGGGGCGTTCAGCGGGGCCAGCGCCACCGGAAAAAAAGGGCTGATTGAAGAGGCCGAGGGCGGAACCCTCTTCCTTGACGAGGTGGGGGATCTCAACCCGGATGCCCAGGCCAAGCTGCTGCGGTTTCTGGAGCAGGGAGAGTATTACCGGGTGGGCGGAACCCGGACGCTGAAAGTCCGGACCCGCGTTATCTCCGCAACCAACCGGAATCTGGAAAAGATGATGGAAACCGGGGCATTCCGGCAGGATCTCTATTTCCGCCTGAGCGTTATCAAGGTCCAGATTCCCTCTCTCAACGAGCGCAAAGACGATATCCTCCCCATTGCCAAGCAATTTATTTACGAATTCAACCGGAAATTTGACAAATCCTATACCGGCCTGACGCCCAATGCGGAAAAGGCCCTGATCGGACACAACTGGGTCGGCAATATCCGTGAACTGCGAAATTGTATTGAACGGGGAATCCTCGTCGGGGAAGGGAACGTGGTGAGAATCCGGGATATCGGCCTTGAAGTCCATCTGAAGCCTGAGAATGCTGACACAGATACGAAAAAGGACGTCTTTTTTCCACCGCTCACTGAAGATGGCATTGATATGCCCGGTCTTCAGGAAAAAATGGAAAAATTTTACATTCGGGAGGCCCTCAGAATTACCGGTGGCAATGAAAGCAAAGCCGCCAAGCTGCTGAATCTGAAACCGCACACATTCCGGTATCGGCGCGGCAAACTGAGTTCATAATTGCTTCGGTGATGTTCAGAAGCCCCTTCTGAATCTTCGATTCGGGAGGAAAAAGCCGTCACAAATTTACAAAAATAGTAACAAAATTCTCTCTTTCAGCATAACTTTTTGAAATTTAAATTGTTTTGCCGGAAAATCTGCACATTCCCACGCGATTTGACTGAAAAACTGTTCGGTTAATCCAAAGACAGCCGGATTCCGCCAATCGCGCAATTCGGCGTATTTGATATTTAACAATTTGTTTTATATGTATATAATTTTTTTTCATCCTCATTGGCACTGTATTTGCTATAATAAACGCAGCAGAGTGTTCCTCTCTCACTCTAATCTTTCTGTCCGCCGGGAGGGGGATGGGGGTTCTCCTCCCGGCGGCAAAGAAAGTAATCTCCGAATCCGTTTTACGCTATCCGGGATTGTTCCGTCCGGTATCACATTCAGAACGGAAAAAAACGTTCACACAATCACGCCATGTTCAGCTTTCAACTTTCCAGAACTATAATTTCGGAAACCTGCTTTTTCGGATTCCGCAGCTGTTCAGAAACCGGAATTAATCAATTTCAGAAGGCGTGAAGCCAGTGATCATGTTTTTTACAGCGGGAATTATCTGATTCCGCCTGTAAAAATTCTGAGCATAAACTGTCAGACAGGGCGTCTGATGATCAGGGGATGTATTTTTGGAAGTATTTGAAAAGCTTAGAAATATGACAACACTCCTCATTGACGATGATGAATGGATACGGGACTCTCTGTGTATATTTTTCAATGCCAAAGGGTGCCTGCTGGATGCGGTTGAAACCGCAGAAGAAGGCGTCCGGGCGCTGAGAAACCGATTTTACGATATACTGATCGTGGATTATTGTCTGCCAGGAATGGATGGCCTTGAATTTCTCATAAGAATCCGGGACTCCCACCCGGACACCCTGAAACTGATGATCTCTGCCTATGGCAGCCACGACATATTCACCCAGGCAACGGAAGCCGGAGTAGATTATATTATTGAAAAACCCTTTGATATTTCAAAAATCAGGGTTTCTCTGGGCCAAATGATCGAAACGCCATAAAAGGGAAGGAAATTATGATGATGATCGGCAGGGTAAAATGGTTTAATAAAGATAAGGGATACGGTTTTATTGAAACAGAAACTTATCAGCATGTTTTTGTCCATTACACATGTATTGAAAACGGATGCGGCATTCAGGGCCTGCAGGAAAATGAACAGGTAATGATAGACGAAATCCGCAGATCTGTACAGGGGCTTCAGGCGACACAGGTGCGTCGGGTAAAGATGCGAGCATAAAAATTGATGAAGCTGTAATGCCGAAGTTCAGGCAGTAATGATACATGAAATTTTTTAAATTTTTCTATTTAGCCGATGTGCCTGACATATCTGATTTCAAAAGTTCGATCGACAGGGGCAGAGCAAATTATGAGAAAAAATGGAAGGAAAGATACGGGCATCCGCTTATTGATCGCACACTATAAGAATGCATTCCGAATACCGGAAAACCTGAACCATTACTCTCCGGAAGATTATGTCTGTGCAGAAAAACAATTCATAAAAATAACGCTTCGCAAAGGTGAAATCTGACAGGCGATCTTTCAGGTTGGCCTGTAAATCACGTTTCAGTCAAATTCCGTCCGATAAGGGTTTCCCCGGAAATTTCATTTCCAGAGGGAGACCCTCATCAAAAAAATTCGCTCCCATCATCCGGCAGCCACATTCCCCGGCATCCCTCCGAAAGACAGTTACCCCTTTTCCTTTTTCTGCCAGTACGGATTGATCAGGTCTTCAAACAGCACCATAGAGGCCTCAGCCCCCTGTCCTGCGGCAGTGACAATCTGTTTATACCCGCCCTCCACATCACCGGCGGAATAGATGCCGGGAATATTGGTGCGATGCCGTTCGTGCCGGATATAGCCGTCAGGGGTAATTTCCACACCGGCCTTCTCTGCCAGCGTCACGGCGGGGGTATAGCCGATGGCGATAAAAACGCCGTCAGTGGCAAGTGTGGCGGTTTCACCGGTCTGAGTGTTGAAAAGTACCACCTTTTCCACTGAATTTTCCCCCTGAATCTCCCGAATCTCTGTGTTCCAAAGGATTGGCACACCCGCGTCTTTCAGGCTTTTCACCAGAACATCCTGTGCCCTCAGTTTGTCCCGCCGGTGAACCAGGGTCACCTCCACGCCCATGTGATGCAGGTGAAGCGCCTCGGTGACGGCACTGTTGCCGCCGCCCGCCATGATCACCTTTTTGCCCACAAAGAGCGGCCCGTCACAGGTGCTGCAATAGCTGACCCCTTTGCCGGAAAGCCGCGTCTCACCCGGAACGCCCAGATGCCGGTGCGTGGCTCCGGTCGCCAGAAGCACGGCGCGGGTGCGGAATTTGCGGCGGCTGGTCTGTACCACTATGGGGTCGCCGGGATTTTCGCCGGGCACGATCTCCAGCACATCCTCGCCCTGGAAAATCTGAGTGTACTGAAGGGCGTGGCTCACCATGATATCCACCAGATTTTTGCCACCCACCTGGGTAAAACCGGTGTAGTTCTCCACAATGGGCGTGGTGGCCACCTGACCGCCCAGGGCATCCCGCTCGATAATGGCGGCTGTCAGTCCGCTGCGGACTGCGTAAATTCCGGCGGTCAGCCCGGCAGGGCCGCCGCCCACAATCACCACGTCATTTTCCACCAGCTCAGCGTCCACTTCCGGGATAAAAACTGTCTGGGCCTCCAGCTTCAGAAGCGAGGCGCAGAAAATTTCCTGCGACTGCGCCCCCATGCCGATCTGCACGTCATTGGCAAATGCCTGGGGCACGCTGTGTGCGCCGTATTGGTTTGCCAGATCGGGGCTGGCCTGAATATCGACGATCTCCAGCGACACCATTTCGGGATTCTCAATGGCGGCCTGTACGCCGTTCAGCGCCTCCTGGGGGCAATAGGGGCAGGTGGGGCTGACAAACACCTTCACGTTGCGGGGGGAATCAATTCTCTGAATGATCTTTTTCGACTCCTCGCTGAGATGGCCTGAGCCACTGCCCACCAGAAGCAGGGTTTCCAGGAACGTCCGCCCCTCCTCGCCCATGGGCGCACCGATCCACCGGATGGAATAGCGTTCAGGGGCGATCAGCAGGGTTGGCGAATGGGAGATCTCCCATTTTTTTGCCAGGTCGTGATCTGTATAGAATTCGCGGAACGTGATTTTGGCGGACAGATCCCGGAAAGCCCGGATAATCTGCCGGTTGGTCTGTGCAAAGATGTCATCTCCGCCCTTGCTGATGAACATGTAAATGGGGATCTCGTTGGGAAGCTGTTCAAACGCAGCTTTCAGTTGTGCCATAAATTGCGCTTCAGTTGCTTTCGTATTCTGTCCACCCACTCTCGGATCTTCCATAATCAAACCCTCCCTCATGGTTGTGATGCTGAACGGTCAGGACGCTGCAATATTGAAATTTTTCATCTTATATTTTAAGAAAGGGAAAAGCGGGTGTCAACCGGCCCGCGAACGGCATATGATATTTTGTCACTGATATCTGAAAACCGTCATTTCCACGAAGGGGGGAGTTCATATCTGACGAAATGACAAAAAATAAATGAAACGGCGTTTTTTACGGAACCATCATACTCCTGACATTCCGAAAATATGGTTTTCAGCAGGCATTGTTTCATCTCCTGCCGGAAACCGGGAAAGAGGTTTTTTTATGTCCCAGAATCTGGTTTTCCGCGCTGGCAGAAAAGCGTATATTTCAATAAAACAGAACGGTTTATCCGCCGATGCGGTAAAGGTTGTGGCCGGGGCCGCAGGCGGCCCGAAATTTCTGGTGCTGTCCGGTCTGGACAGGATTTTATTTACCTCCTGGTTTGCCGGACGGACCGAGCCGCTGTTTCTGCTCGGCGCTTCCATCGGTACATGGCGGTTTGCCGCGGCCGCCCGGAATCATCCGGCGGATGCCATGACATCTTTCCGGTCCGCCTATATCCGGCAGCGCTATTCAGACAGGCCGACGCCTGCGGAAATTACCCGTGGCAGTGAAAAAATCCTGTCCGGTTTCCTAGGGAAGACCGGCGCTTCCGAGGTGCTGAATCACCCGTACCTGCGCCTGAATATTCTGGCGGTCCGTTCCGGTCGGGCTGTGAGCAGTTTACGTCAGATCCCCATGACCCTGGGGCTTCTGGGGGCGGCCCTGGCCAATGTGGCAGACCGGCGTCTGCTGCGCTTCTTTTTCGGGAGAACGCTGTTTCACGATCCCAGAACACGCCCGCCTTTTTGGGGAATGAACGAATTCCCGGTTCAGAAAGTGCGGCTGGACGCAGCCAACCTCAGAAAAGCCCTGCTGGCATCCGGTTCAATCCCTCTGGTGATGGACGGGGTAGGCGATATCCCCGGCGCACAGGCCGGGATTTACCGCGATGGCGGGGTAATCGACTATCACCTCAACCTGCCGTTCATGCCGGGCAAAGAGGGAATTGTACTCTATCCCCATTACACGGATCGTATTATTCCCGGGTGGCTGGATAAAACACTCCGATGGCGGCGGCCCAGTCCCCGGTATATGGAAAATGTGCTGATGGTCGCCCCGTCACAGCGCTTTGTTGAAAATCTGCCGCACCGGAAGATCCCGGACCGCAGCGATTTCTACAGGTTCCGCGGTCATGATGCGGAGCGGATGCTGTACTGGAAGCAGGTGGTGCGGGTCAGCCGACAGCTTGCCGACGAATTTCTCGATACTGTTGAAACCGGCGCAATACGGGAACGGGTTGTGCCGATTTGCTGAGGGGTTGTGGCGATTTTTCAGGGAACCCCGTACTTCGGGTACTCTGATCCGATCAGCACGCTTTTGGAAGCAGTTTGTGAATGCCCCCCTCCTGAATCCAAGATTCAGAAGGGGCTTATAGCAGGCCGAAGCCTGAAGCGTATTCATCCCGATACGCAAAATATTCAGGACCGCGTTGTGGTCCCTGTTTGCAACAAAACCGCAACCGCAGCGATGGGTCCGAACGGACAGAGACTTTTTCACCACCTCGCCACAGGAGGAACAGATCTGCGACGTATAGTGTGGGGGACGGCGAGCAACGTCTTTCCGGCTTCCGAAGCTTTGTATTTCAGAATGCCAAGAAATAGTCCCCGGCCCGCATCGGCAATCGACTTGCTGAGTCCGGCCTTTGCACGGGGCTCCGTTGGGAATATGGTTCCCCTCTCCATCCTGCCCGGGTTTTGGCTTTCGGATCATGTTTTGGATTTTCAGATCCTCATGAACAATCAGACGGCTGGCGTTCAGCAGATCGTTTGCTGTTTTGCGGAGAAAGTCGTTGCGTCGGCACTTCACCCGGTAGTGTCTTGTCAAGATTGATTTTATGAGTTGAATTTCGGATAGAGACGTCTGAGTTTAATGCGGGCATCTTCGGTGGTAAATTGCCAATCAGCAATTTTCTGATGTTCGTTCCGTCTCCGTTCCCAGGCTTTTGTCTCATTGCGTAATGTGTCAATATCCGGAATTCGGCGAGTGAGACATTGCACTGTCAGTGCGCTGAGTTCTATCTCGGCAATGTTCAGCCAACTCCCGTGTTTCGGTGTATAATGAATTTCAAGACGTTTTGCAATCCGTCTTGCCTGTTCGGGCGGGAATGTCTCATAAAGAGAACCGATTTTATGGGTGTTCAGATTGTCGCATACAAGGCGGATCAGTCTGGCATCGGGATAACGGACCTCCGCGAGTTCCTTTATCTCCTCAGCCCGGTCCGATGCTGTTCTCCTCTCTGTCACACTGACATGCCTTCGCCCGCCGAGCGGTTCTGCGAATATGAATATGTTCGCAGTTCCGTTTCGTTCGTATTCGTAATCCGAACGTTCGGGTCTGCCGGGTTGGGCAGGAATAATTGGCTCTCTGGTAATTCGGGTCGTGTCCTACTCTGATTGAAAACACATATCTGACAGGCGTTCGCACAGAAATATGAAAGACGTATTATTTGTTATAAAATCAAAATTTTAATTCCTGTGCGCCAACTCTTTTCAATGATCGTGGGACACAACCGGAAACCGGCCAACATCACAAATACCGGCAGGCCGCATAGAAAAACACAATGTCCGAAATTTACAGGTCGTCAGCCGCAGGCGCGCAAAAGCAACGTGGCATCCCCCGATTTCCGGTGATCTCCGCCACAAGAATCAATGGCCGTGTGGTGTTTTCCAGTGTGCAATTCAGAGCTGTCGGCTGGGACAACGGATTCGGAGACACGCGACGCAGGAGCGTCGCGGTCGTGCGTCGGAACGATATGCGAAAGAACAGAGTGGCTGACAGTCCTGAATTACACACTATCTTCCGGGATCTGCATCCGGCGAAGATGATTTTAAAAATCCCGGACCGGATTTGGGAACGCGGATGAAACAACCTGTTCGGATTGAAGGGGTAAGGGATGTCGAAACAAATATGTTACCTGCCGACCGGCATGCCTGTTTTTTCAAAATCCCCGAAATCATGTCATTCCGAACGAATGTGAGAAATCTGTGTTCATACCACACAGATTTCTCACATTCGTTCGAAATGACACTTCGGTACTTTTATTTTTTCAAAGTCCCTAAGGCCCGTGTTTACCCGGACAGGGCAGGCACGGGGGCCTGCCCTGCTGTCTTCCGATGTCCCGCAGATTACATCCCCAGATAATCCAGCTCAAAAGGCCATGCCTCGTGGCCGCCCTCGATAAACCGGACCCGGTCGTAACCGGCCGCATTGAGGACAAGCTGGGCCTCGTAGCCCCTCAGACTGATCTTGCAGAAGGAGAGAATCTCCTTATCCCGGGGCACCTCGTCCATGCGCGCCCTCAGTTCTCCCAGGGGAATGTGAATCACTTTGTCATAGGCCATCTTCAGCATCTTGTTCTCATCCGGCTCCCGGACATCCAGCAGCACCACATCGCCCTGGTCCATCAGCGCCTTGGCCTCAAATGCGGAAATGCCTTTTGCAAGGCCGTCCATCTTGTTGCTCAGCACCTGGGCACAGGTGGCAATGGGATCAATGGGCGGGCTGAAGGGCGGGGCATAGGCCAAGTCGATATCGGCCATCTCTTCCAGTGTGCCGCCGAAATAGATGGTACTCGCCGACACGTCAAGCCGTTTGGCCCCGTCGCCGGCACCGGCCACCTGCACACCGAGGAGCTTGCGGTCCCGTTTGGCCGCGAGCATTTTGATGATAAAATACCGGGCGTTTTTCATGTAGTGGGGTCTGTCCGGCCCGCCCCAGGTCACCACTTCGTAATCTATATTGAGATTTTTCGCCATCGTCTCGGTCATGCCGGTACGACCGACGGTGTAGTCAAAGCATTTGACCACGCCGGTGCCGGTGATGCCGCTGAACGGCGTCGGACATCCGGCAATGTGATTGGCAATGACCCGGCCATGTTTGTTGGCTGTGGAGCCCAGCGGGACATACATGTGCTGGGCAACGGTTCTGCTGACATAATCGTTG
This window encodes:
- a CDS encoding patatin-like phospholipase family protein, with product MSQNLVFRAGRKAYISIKQNGLSADAVKVVAGAAGGPKFLVLSGLDRILFTSWFAGRTEPLFLLGASIGTWRFAAAARNHPADAMTSFRSAYIRQRYSDRPTPAEITRGSEKILSGFLGKTGASEVLNHPYLRLNILAVRSGRAVSSLRQIPMTLGLLGAALANVADRRLLRFFFGRTLFHDPRTRPPFWGMNEFPVQKVRLDAANLRKALLASGSIPLVMDGVGDIPGAQAGIYRDGGVIDYHLNLPFMPGKEGIVLYPHYTDRIIPGWLDKTLRWRRPSPRYMENVLMVAPSQRFVENLPHRKIPDRSDFYRFRGHDAERMLYWKQVVRVSRQLADEFLDTVETGAIRERVVPIC
- a CDS encoding PAS domain S-box protein, whose translation is MNALPDAEKPEQKIRQLEQEVNALRRSNAALRQSEKRYRFAMEAANEGLWDWNLKTNEVYFTPRYYTMLGYRPYEMPPAFTTWKNLLHPGDRETTLGVLNDYLAQKRKTFEVEFRIKTKSGEWRWILGKGKIVEWDDAGKPVRLIGVHADIHRHKQQEARINQLNTVLHTMREVSHLILREKDRKQMIQGICDTLIHTCGYQSVWIALLNSDTKLTKAAECGLGENFLKIFNQLKRGRLMDCAREARKNGRAVLSDHSSEKCRECPVGKNYSESTSAIIPLRYGETDYGLICLSFPGGFKLDERERELMENMAGDIAFCLYSFDREEERQRTEAALRRYEAIISNVRDSIALVDRNYIYRIINPTLIDFLKRFEKLSDMSLDTVAGRSMPDVLERELFEVHLKPQIDRCFAGESVPHQLWSYGSGNDGVFMDRGYYPVVENDGTISGVIISSRDITELKRTEASLVRRTCELRERIKELNCLVGISVLLEKSDISTDKFFDTVVRFIRSAFQYPEITCVCIRLADGRKFLTDYFKETPWGLATDIIVRQEYIGCIEVFYSERKWPAGEVPFLPEEQVLLFSISERLGKVLDRKHAEKALQESEARYRAMFENMSSGVAVYKAVDSGRNFVFVDFNKASERMDQIRRENVIGKRLTDVFRGVKEFGLLRILERVWVTGRPEEQPLRYYADDRISGWRRGFVYKLASGEIVTLYTDETRQKEAELALQESEKRFRDLVESSPVGIAILQSRKLVYQNPAQRRLKVIDQRAIFPDFDHIYPDDVEKVKRLYGRFVSYELQNLETDFRFYPLDREIATSAPMWINCRISRITFRGEEALLLNMIDVTRAREMEKLIRVQDKMTSLGRVTAGIAHEIRNPLSGINIYLDALEQLLGEYDFPEGTRRILDKIQSASAKIESIIKRVMDFSRPGEPRFARINLRQPVEDAIHLTAVTLEKSGIDLRQNITPDLPMCNADRQMIEQVMLNLINNAMEAVKEACDDKIIQISAFKENGNVCVSVSDSGPGVPAGTVNNIFDPFYSTKQRGTGIGLSLCHRIITDHGGTLRVTPSQWGGAEFTLKIPVKRKLK
- a CDS encoding response regulator, giving the protein MEVFEKLRNMTTLLIDDDEWIRDSLCIFFNAKGCLLDAVETAEEGVRALRNRFYDILIVDYCLPGMDGLEFLIRIRDSHPDTLKLMISAYGSHDIFTQATEAGVDYIIEKPFDISKIRVSLGQMIETP
- a CDS encoding FAD-dependent oxidoreductase, which gives rise to MEDPRVGGQNTKATEAQFMAQLKAAFEQLPNEIPIYMFISKGGDDIFAQTNRQIIRAFRDLSAKITFREFYTDHDLAKKWEISHSPTLLIAPERYSIRWIGAPMGEEGRTFLETLLLVGSGSGHLSEESKKIIQRIDSPRNVKVFVSPTCPYCPQEALNGVQAAIENPEMVSLEIVDIQASPDLANQYGAHSVPQAFANDVQIGMGAQSQEIFCASLLKLEAQTVFIPEVDAELVENDVVIVGGGPAGLTAGIYAVRSGLTAAIIERDALGGQVATTPIVENYTGFTQVGGKNLVDIMVSHALQYTQIFQGEDVLEIVPGENPGDPIVVQTSRRKFRTRAVLLATGATHRHLGVPGETRLSGKGVSYCSTCDGPLFVGKKVIMAGGGNSAVTEALHLHHMGVEVTLVHRRDKLRAQDVLVKSLKDAGVPILWNTEIREIQGENSVEKVVLFNTQTGETATLATDGVFIAIGYTPAVTLAEKAGVEITPDGYIRHERHRTNIPGIYSAGDVEGGYKQIVTAAGQGAEASMVLFEDLINPYWQKKEKG
- a CDS encoding sigma-54-dependent transcriptional regulator, with translation MITYTIWIVDDEESIRDGISMALKGTYHIGGFGDAESALECIRDEPPDLILLDIGLPGMDGIEALRHIRKIHGELPVIVITAYEDVQTVISAMKLGAYDYIVKPIIMAGLRATLNNALQSVRLKKEVRALQEQYIRENMPCFVGESCSIRDVMAFISRVARSPDTPILILGETGTGKELIAHSVHYRSPNFKGPFVTVNCAAIPENLIESELFGYEKGAFSGASATGKKGLIEEAEGGTLFLDEVGDLNPDAQAKLLRFLEQGEYYRVGGTRTLKVRTRVISATNRNLEKMMETGAFRQDLYFRLSVIKVQIPSLNERKDDILPIAKQFIYEFNRKFDKSYTGLTPNAEKALIGHNWVGNIRELRNCIERGILVGEGNVVRIRDIGLEVHLKPENADTDTKKDVFFPPLTEDGIDMPGLQEKMEKFYIREALRITGGNESKAAKLLNLKPHTFRYRRGKLSS
- a CDS encoding cold-shock protein, yielding MMMIGRVKWFNKDKGYGFIETETYQHVFVHYTCIENGCGIQGLQENEQVMIDEIRRSVQGLQATQVRRVKMRA